The Pleuronectes platessa chromosome 11, fPlePla1.1, whole genome shotgun sequence genome includes a window with the following:
- the LOC128450337 gene encoding uncharacterized protein LOC128450337 isoform X3: MIHHGNKWCNPTGTKRTWQQLKMKYKNVVQTANRKKAEARKTGGGPPPPPLTEAEKMALSQNSGRPIAEGISGGSSSDPPTPQVTGAYIRVTDGVICLVEPSAITDLHAVEDDEETLSAATEREDAERPAESHAGNYNGEEGPSTSTAQLTSLPVKQLYKVYLESQINKSHLEMEHIRLQITKTEKEIQLLDHQLKVGDVPTGGCFLIVSTTKD; this comes from the exons ATGattcaccatggcaacaagtG GTGCAACCCAACAGGCACCAAACGGACTTGGCAGCAGctaaagatgaaatataaaaatgtagttCAAACAG CCAACAGAAAAAAGGCTGAGGCCCGCAAAACAGGTGgcggtccaccaccaccacctctcacagaggctgaaaagatggCCCTCAGTCAGAACAGTGGACGACCCATTGCTGAGGGCATCTCTGGGGGGAGTTCATCGGACCCACCCACGCCCCAGGTCACAGGGGCCTACATAAGAG TTACTGATGGTGTAATCTGTCTCGTTGAGCCTTCTGCCATAACAGACCTCCATGCTGTT gaggatgatgaagaaaccttatcagctgccacagagagggaagatgcagagaggcctgctgaa aGCCATGCTGGAAATTACAATGGGGAAGAAGGTCCATCAACctccacagcacagcttaccTCA CTCcctgtgaaacaactttacaaggtatatttagaatctcaaataaacaaatcacaccTAGAAATGGAGCACATAAGGCTGCAGATcaccaaaacagaaaaggaaatacaacTGCTGGACCATCAGTTAAAGGTGGGTGACGTGCCCACAGgtggatgttttttaattgtttcaacaACAAAGGATTAA
- the LOC128450337 gene encoding uncharacterized protein LOC128450337 isoform X1, which translates to MATSGKQPRSSYFSPVELEILMTAYAESEHIFLKRSNTVAAAKARDLAWQEIADRVNACNPTGTKRTWQQLKMKYKNVVQTANRKKAEARKTGGGPPPPPLTEAEKMALSQNSGRPIAEGISGGSSSDPPTPQVTGAYIRVTDGVICLVEPSAITDLHAVEDDEETLSAATEREDAERPAESHAGNYNGEEGPSTSTAQLTSLPVKQLYKVYLESQINKSHLEMEHIRLQITKTEKEIQLLDHQLKVGDVPTGGCFLIVSTTKD; encoded by the exons atggcaacaagtGGTAAACAGCCTCGATCCTCCTACTTCTCCCCAGTGGAGTTGGAAATATTAATGACTGCGTATGCAGAAAGTgagcatatatttttaaaaagaagcaatactgtggcagcagcaaaagCGCGGGATCTTGCGTGGCAGGAAATTGCTGACCGAGTCAATGC GTGCAACCCAACAGGCACCAAACGGACTTGGCAGCAGctaaagatgaaatataaaaatgtagttCAAACAG CCAACAGAAAAAAGGCTGAGGCCCGCAAAACAGGTGgcggtccaccaccaccacctctcacagaggctgaaaagatggCCCTCAGTCAGAACAGTGGACGACCCATTGCTGAGGGCATCTCTGGGGGGAGTTCATCGGACCCACCCACGCCCCAGGTCACAGGGGCCTACATAAGAG TTACTGATGGTGTAATCTGTCTCGTTGAGCCTTCTGCCATAACAGACCTCCATGCTGTT gaggatgatgaagaaaccttatcagctgccacagagagggaagatgcagagaggcctgctgaa aGCCATGCTGGAAATTACAATGGGGAAGAAGGTCCATCAACctccacagcacagcttaccTCA CTCcctgtgaaacaactttacaaggtatatttagaatctcaaataaacaaatcacaccTAGAAATGGAGCACATAAGGCTGCAGATcaccaaaacagaaaaggaaatacaacTGCTGGACCATCAGTTAAAGGTGGGTGACGTGCCCACAGgtggatgttttttaattgtttcaacaACAAAGGATTAA
- the LOC128450337 gene encoding uncharacterized protein LOC128450337 isoform X2: MATSGKQPRSSYFSPVELEILMTAYAESEHIFLKRSNTVAAAKARDLAWQEIADRVNACNPTGTKRTWQQLKMKYKNVVQTANRKKAEARKTGGGPPPPPLTEAEKMALSQNSGRPIAEGISGGSSSDPPTPQVTGAYIRVTDGVICLVEPSAITDLHAVEDDEETLSAATEREDAERPAESHAGNYNGEEGPSTSTAQLTSLPVKQLYKVYLESQINKSHLEMEHIRLQITKTEKEIQLLDHQLKEIKKTS; this comes from the exons atggcaacaagtGGTAAACAGCCTCGATCCTCCTACTTCTCCCCAGTGGAGTTGGAAATATTAATGACTGCGTATGCAGAAAGTgagcatatatttttaaaaagaagcaatactgtggcagcagcaaaagCGCGGGATCTTGCGTGGCAGGAAATTGCTGACCGAGTCAATGC GTGCAACCCAACAGGCACCAAACGGACTTGGCAGCAGctaaagatgaaatataaaaatgtagttCAAACAG CCAACAGAAAAAAGGCTGAGGCCCGCAAAACAGGTGgcggtccaccaccaccacctctcacagaggctgaaaagatggCCCTCAGTCAGAACAGTGGACGACCCATTGCTGAGGGCATCTCTGGGGGGAGTTCATCGGACCCACCCACGCCCCAGGTCACAGGGGCCTACATAAGAG TTACTGATGGTGTAATCTGTCTCGTTGAGCCTTCTGCCATAACAGACCTCCATGCTGTT gaggatgatgaagaaaccttatcagctgccacagagagggaagatgcagagaggcctgctgaa aGCCATGCTGGAAATTACAATGGGGAAGAAGGTCCATCAACctccacagcacagcttaccTCA CTCcctgtgaaacaactttacaaggtatatttagaatctcaaataaacaaatcacaccTAGAAATGGAGCACATAAGGCTGCAGATcaccaaaacagaaaaggaaatacaacTGCTGGACCATCAGTTAAAG GAAATAAAGAAGACCTCATAA
- the LOC128451002 gene encoding putative nuclease HARBI1: MACPFIEEPVDVEAQILRRHLHRERIIRPRLDVLSFPDEYLFERFRFSASSIIYINDILSPHIAHMTHRGHALSSEQILCIALRFFANGSFLYNVGDAEHVSKATVCRAVRNVTLALKRLLCTFVVFPSHRPTRLLKEEFHRIAGFPGVIGCIDGTHIPIIAPSINEGDYVNRKSVHSINVQVGLNSSL, translated from the exons ATGGCGTGTCCTTTTATTGAAGAGCCAGTTGATGTCGAGGCGCAGATACTCCGCAGACATCTCCACCGGGAGAGGATTATTAGACCCCGATTGGATGTTTTATCATTCCCTGATGAGTATCTGTTTGAGCGTTTCCGTTTCTCTGCATcatctataatttatataaacgaTATTCTCAGCCCTCACATCGCTCACATGACGCATCGTGGACATGCTCTCAGTTCCGAGCAAATTCTTTGTATTGCACTTCGTTTTTTTGCCAACGGCAGTTTTTTGTATAACGTCGGTGATGCAGAGCATGTGTCCAAGGCAACTGTCTGTCGGGCTGTCCGAAATGTGACACTTGCACTGAAACGGCTACTATGCACGTTTGTAGTGTTCCCAAGTCACAGACCCACCAGACTTCTCAAAGAAGAGTTCCACAGAATTGCAG ggTTTCCAGGTGTGATTGGCTGCATAGATGGCACTCACATTCCTATCATCGCTCCTTCAATAAATGAAGGAGATTATGTGAATaggaaatctgtccacagcATAAATGTGCAGGTAGGCCTAAATAGTAGCCTTTAA
- the cfd gene encoding complement factor D isoform X2, with translation MNYSRKTLKTETRCFCFSQTNIMASGGELFVAAAVFVASLISHSEGIIGGREALPHSRPYMASIQVPEGENLTHECGGFVVADQWVMTAAHCLSTGPNGRKVVLGVHSLSEPEETKQTFDILEHYTHPDYSQSNYDNDIALIKLDRTVNVTEAVKPVAFLRVGGTNPGTGAEVEAAGWGSLDDLGSRPDKLKEVSVDMFSSNRCKRSDYYGRKFTSNMMCAHRVCPDPCDQPFRKEDTCDGDSGGPLLYNGVVVGVTSNGGKKCGQIRKPGIYTIVSHYTAWINDTMSLQPSAATDQSS, from the exons ATGAACTACAGCAG gaaaactttaaaaacagagaCTCGCTGTTTCTGCTTCAGTCAAACCAACATCATGGCGTCGGGCGGAGAACTGttcgttgctgctgctgtttttgttgCTTCCCTCATTTCACACA GCGAGGGGATCATTGGGGGCAGAGAGGCACTGCCCCACTCTCGGCCTTACATGGCCTCCATCCAGGTGCCGGAGGGGGAGAACCTGACACATGAGTGTGGGGGGTTTGTGGTGGCAGATCAGTGGGTGATGACGGCAGCTCACTGTCTCTCCACCGG TCCTAACGGGAGGAAGGTCGTGCTGGGTGTCCATTCTCTGAGTGAACCTGAGGAAACAAAGCAAACCTTTGACATTTTGGAGCATTACACCCACCCAGACTACAGCCAGTCAAATTACGATAACGATATCGCTCTAATAAAG CTGGATCGTACGGTCAATGTGACCGAGGCTGTTAAACCAGTGGCGTTCCTGCGAGTGGGGGGGACAAACCCCGGCACCGGTGCAGAGGTGGAAGCAGCAGGCTGGGGTTCCCTGGATGACCTGGGCTCCAGACCCGACAAGCTCAAAGAGGTGTCGGTGGACATGTTCAGCTCGAATCGCTGCAAACGCAGTGACTACTACGGCAGGAAGTTCACCAGCaacatgatgtgtgcgcacagggTTTGTCCAGATCCCTGTGATCAGCCGTTCAGGAAAGAAGACACTTGTGAT GGAGACTCGGGGGGTCCTCTGCTCTACAATGGAGTTGTGGTCGGCGTCACTTCCAACGGGGGAAAGAAGTGTGGCCAAATTAGAAAGCCTGGAATTTACACCATCGTCTCCCACTACACTGCCTGGATCAACGACACCATGTCCCTGCAGCCGAGTGCAGCAACGGACCAGAGCA
- the cfd gene encoding complement factor D isoform X1 — MSRNVPESSPGEAVKENRKTLKTETRCFCFSQTNIMASGGELFVAAAVFVASLISHSEGIIGGREALPHSRPYMASIQVPEGENLTHECGGFVVADQWVMTAAHCLSTGPNGRKVVLGVHSLSEPEETKQTFDILEHYTHPDYSQSNYDNDIALIKLDRTVNVTEAVKPVAFLRVGGTNPGTGAEVEAAGWGSLDDLGSRPDKLKEVSVDMFSSNRCKRSDYYGRKFTSNMMCAHRVCPDPCDQPFRKEDTCDGDSGGPLLYNGVVVGVTSNGGKKCGQIRKPGIYTIVSHYTAWINDTMSLQPSAATDQSS, encoded by the exons ATGTCCCGAAATGTACCCGAGTCTTCTCCTGGGGAAGCTGTCAAAGAAAACAG gaaaactttaaaaacagagaCTCGCTGTTTCTGCTTCAGTCAAACCAACATCATGGCGTCGGGCGGAGAACTGttcgttgctgctgctgtttttgttgCTTCCCTCATTTCACACA GCGAGGGGATCATTGGGGGCAGAGAGGCACTGCCCCACTCTCGGCCTTACATGGCCTCCATCCAGGTGCCGGAGGGGGAGAACCTGACACATGAGTGTGGGGGGTTTGTGGTGGCAGATCAGTGGGTGATGACGGCAGCTCACTGTCTCTCCACCGG TCCTAACGGGAGGAAGGTCGTGCTGGGTGTCCATTCTCTGAGTGAACCTGAGGAAACAAAGCAAACCTTTGACATTTTGGAGCATTACACCCACCCAGACTACAGCCAGTCAAATTACGATAACGATATCGCTCTAATAAAG CTGGATCGTACGGTCAATGTGACCGAGGCTGTTAAACCAGTGGCGTTCCTGCGAGTGGGGGGGACAAACCCCGGCACCGGTGCAGAGGTGGAAGCAGCAGGCTGGGGTTCCCTGGATGACCTGGGCTCCAGACCCGACAAGCTCAAAGAGGTGTCGGTGGACATGTTCAGCTCGAATCGCTGCAAACGCAGTGACTACTACGGCAGGAAGTTCACCAGCaacatgatgtgtgcgcacagggTTTGTCCAGATCCCTGTGATCAGCCGTTCAGGAAAGAAGACACTTGTGAT GGAGACTCGGGGGGTCCTCTGCTCTACAATGGAGTTGTGGTCGGCGTCACTTCCAACGGGGGAAAGAAGTGTGGCCAAATTAGAAAGCCTGGAATTTACACCATCGTCTCCCACTACACTGCCTGGATCAACGACACCATGTCCCTGCAGCCGAGTGCAGCAACGGACCAGAGCA